GTGAACCGATACTGCTCTTTATGACTGTATCAAGCAAGGGGCATGTTGGATTTATTTTTTGAAAGATGATGTTTTTATCGATTAAATTTAGATACCTTACTATCAAGTCTTCAATAACTTTTATTGAGAAATTCGGGCAATACCGTGGGTATTCCCTATTTAACCCATAAGAGCGTTTATCTAGCAGGTCTATATCAAATGTCAGCATATCTTCTATATCAAACTGATTACGATACTTTTCTTCGCTATGTACGCCATATCCTCCATCAAAAAGTGAACCATCGGGTAACCTTATTAACGTATGCCAGCATTCATCAGAATTTTTCACCATAATGAATACAATAGTTACTTTTTCAATGAATTTTTGATTCCATAGTTTAAAAAAAGCATAAGCAAATGGTCCACATGGACCAGAGTTAATCGCAGGTTCACCAAAATTATCACCAGCTATTTTGACGAACCCATAGAGTCTCTTCACCTCATTAGATAATTCATTGAGTAGTCTTGAAATAGTGTTACTTTCTGCATTCATAAACAATTGACTCATCATCGTTATCTGGGGCAGCATCGTGTTCAAAGGCTTTAATCGTTCGAATATGTTTAAAGCCGCAACCGTTAAGGATTTCAATCAACTCACTTGGCTCATAAATTCGTACCTTTAATTCTTCAATTTCAGTACGAATAATGCTGTTGTGATGAATAAGCTCATATTTACCCATAGAGGAACAGACATTGGCTTCAAGTGTTGCACAGGATGAGAGCATAATCATTTTTCCATCAGGTCGGCTCCATTTTGATCCACGCCAAATGTTAAGCGGTGGTACCGCTTTATGCGTTTCGCCTTCAAATAATAAAACACCATCATCACTTAGATGATCATAAAACGTTTTTATAGCTGATTTAATTGCTTCTGTATCTATAATCAAGCAGAAGGATCCGCAAGGAATAAAAATCAAACTGTATTTTTCCGTCTTTTTTAAATCCTCAACAAAACCTTTCCATACAGTTGGTTTGAGATTTCTATCACGAGCTTTAGCATGCAATGCCTCAAGCATGTTGTCGCTTGCATCAAAGCCATGGACATTAAATCCTTCTTCAAACAAAGGCAAAAGAAAACGGCCCGTGCCACACATTGGCTCTAATATTGGTCCAGTTGCATTCAAGGCATATGCTCGATAAAAAGCATACGCGTCTGCCTCTGGCTTGGGCTTACTTAAATCATAGACCTCTGTGCAAAGACTAAGGTAGGTATTCAATTTCTTCATAGGTTCTTCCGTTAAATACAGTACCATTAAATGTTCGTCAAAAAAGGTATCATCACTCTTCAGTGCACGAGGTTCAGTGCCATAAATTTTGAATCCATGCTTGTGATAGAACTTAATTGCACTCAAATTATTTGTCACACAGGTCAAATGCAGCTGGATAACTTGTGATTTTGCATGAGTAATAACCGTTTGAATTAAAGCACTTGCTACCCCTTGCCCTCTGTATTTAGGCTCGGTGTACATTCCCCAAATAACGCCGCGATGTTTTGTCTTGCTCCCATTCAAGCGATAAAAGGCAACACTTGCTACAAGTGTGCCATCAATGAAGGAACCCAAAATAGTGTTTTTGTTTAATCCATCTCGAAAATCTGAATCTGACCAATTTAATTCCTCTTCATAAGAGGAGCCAAAACTATCAGGTGAATTTTTTAGCGCATCTAATCTAAATTGCTTCCAAATATTCCAATCTTCTGGAGTTAATACTCTTATTTTCATAAAACCAGCTCCATCACGGTTACCGGGTGCTTCTTAAATTCATCCATACCAATTATGCGGAAGCCTTGACGCACATAATAATCAGTAATAGTAGGATCAAAGGTAAAAAGATAAAACTTATCAAATCCTAGAGCCAGAGCTTTTTGTGCTGCGGCATCGAGCAGCATTTTACCAATACCCTGTTTTTGGTATTTGGCATCAACCACCAAATCACCAATCCAAGGCCCTAAATCTGGCCGAACATCATCTTTTAATTGCAATGTGCAAGAACCTACAGGAATTTCACCGTATAGTGCAAGGTAAGTAATAGGCATACCTCGGTTCAGCTCTTCATAATATAAAGATTCAATTTCTTCAATTCCAATCTTTGGCATCCAGATTTTACCTAAACCTTCATGCCAAATATTTGCAAGTGCTGGTATAGCGTGTGGATGGTTTTTTAAAGAGTCAATTTTAATCATTAGTAACCTGGGATAAAAATCGTTTAATCAATAAATGATGCTCTTTCCCTGCGCCAGAAACATCACCCGACATGACAAAATCAGCAATATGATCAAAACCCGCCTTCATGTAAACATGTTTGGCCCTCGGGTTATCGCTTGCAGGGTCGATTAAAAATGTATCTGCTGATGCATCAACTTCTCTTCTAAAAAAATCAATAAACTCTGATAACGTTTTAGCTCCCCAACCTTTACCAAAATAATTTTGTTCCCCAATCATATAATCAATACCGTATGTGTGGCCTGTTTTTGATAGATGCATTAATTTAATGTCATCAATATGATCTTCTGGTGTTTCTTGGATTGTCATAAGCATGGCGAATGGATGTCCATGAGCAATCGCTATCCAATAAACATACTTACCGTCTGCATAAGATGAAGGCGTAATTCGTCCATCAATAAAATTTAAGATATCATCCTTATGCCCCTGTGTGTTATCCCAGAACTCTTGAACGTTAGGTTCTGCAAGCCAGGCAAAAATTGTATCGATATCATTTGCATTGACTTTTTTAAACTGTAGGTTCATTGTTTTTTCTCCAGATACAATTTCATCCCTTCATGGCTAGCTTCAAAACCCAATTTCTCATAGAATTTTTTTGCTCTTAAGCGTTTTTTATTGGTTGTTAATTGAATAATTGAGGCGCCTTTGGATTTCCCATAATTGATTGCAGCACTCATCATCCATTCACCAATTTTTTGACCTCTAAATTGTTCAGAAACCCTTACAGCTTCAATCTGCATTCGAGTTTGGCCTGTAAAAGTAAGTGATGGCATGATCGTTAAATGACACGTCCCGA
This Legionella fallonii LLAP-10 DNA region includes the following protein-coding sequences:
- a CDS encoding GNAT family N-acetyltransferase, which translates into the protein MNAESNTISRLLNELSNEVKRLYGFVKIAGDNFGEPAINSGPCGPFAYAFFKLWNQKFIEKVTIVFIMVKNSDECWHTLIRLPDGSLFDGGYGVHSEEKYRNQFDIEDMLTFDIDLLDKRSYGLNREYPRYCPNFSIKVIEDLIVRYLNLIDKNIIFQKINPTCPLLDTVIKSSIGSPTLERIKQVLQDYELPNRFLIGAISSQTLIAVIGYELKGTQAIIKHISVIDAFKKEGIGKTLIQQLINNCTPSSVTLETDDESVGFYENIGFICTPFKGSYGVRYSCIQDLSSYLHSRR
- a CDS encoding class I SAM-dependent DNA methyltransferase, producing the protein MKKLNTYLSLCTEVYDLSKPKPEADAYAFYRAYALNATGPILEPMCGTGRFLLPLFEEGFNVHGFDASDNMLEALHAKARDRNLKPTVWKGFVEDLKKTEKYSLIFIPCGSFCLIIDTEAIKSAIKTFYDHLSDDGVLLFEGETHKAVPPLNIWRGSKWSRPDGKMIMLSSCATLEANVCSSMGKYELIHHNSIIRTEIEELKVRIYEPSELIEILNGCGFKHIRTIKAFEHDAAPDNDDESIVYECRK
- a CDS encoding GNAT family N-acetyltransferase is translated as MIKIDSLKNHPHAIPALANIWHEGLGKIWMPKIGIEEIESLYYEELNRGMPITYLALYGEIPVGSCTLQLKDDVRPDLGPWIGDLVVDAKYQKQGIGKMLLDAAAQKALALGFDKFYLFTFDPTITDYYVRQGFRIIGMDEFKKHPVTVMELVL
- a CDS encoding GNAT family N-acetyltransferase, producing MNLQFKKVNANDIDTIFAWLAEPNVQEFWDNTQGHKDDILNFIDGRITPSSYADGKYVYWIAIAHGHPFAMLMTIQETPEDHIDDIKLMHLSKTGHTYGIDYMIGEQNYFGKGWGAKTLSEFIDFFRREVDASADTFLIDPASDNPRAKHVYMKAGFDHIADFVMSGDVSGAGKEHHLLIKRFLSQVTND
- a CDS encoding GNAT family N-acetyltransferase is translated as MSNKSDPLNIRYRKANINDLPLIVTFLLEDELGKTRENKQSVLDQRYVDAFYKIDIDPNQYLMIVENDDEIIGTCHLTIMPSLTFTGQTRMQIEAVRVSEQFRGQKIGEWMMSAAINYGKSKGASIIQLTTNKKRLRAKKFYEKLGFEASHEGMKLYLEKKQ